One window from the genome of Aeromonas sp. FDAARGOS 1405 encodes:
- a CDS encoding TonB-dependent hemoglobin/transferrin/lactoferrin family receptor, with amino-acid sequence MTHHNALSLVALAVAAGLSSQVFAATQKADEVVVVSGSRMEQKLEDVSGPISVITAKQIEEQVVTNVADLFRYEPGVTVLGGQGDAQTFIIRGMGENRVKVVRDGVRQNDAYSKGGVGQSYFDTDMIKQVEVAKGPASAAYGSDALGGVIAITTKDASDFLKGKDSYLDVTSGYASSSHQKMAGFTGALRTGEVENLLRYTWRDGGVTQNFDSTKNDFDIGTHALLLKSKWNLSDEQFLKLTVDYLTDGEEPDAVKLNKVGTGTARVFDQPITDKQTDNLSVVLDHGIALNQGWADRMDSKVYFARTKQTLDQYASSKYPVSPGNPYVTKNSLDHNVFDQKNIGAQLQFHKAVANHRLAWGAEYEHTDNERTRYKGPTTPGDFVGYNELSFPATTSERSALWAFDEIKFGERWVLTPGARYDYYRMTPDNDPAYTGDKLHKFSEGELSPKLGLVFKAHEAANLFAQYSHGFKAPMYDSAFSTLNHQAYGYRIEPNPNLNPESSDGIDLGVRGNSHGFSYELASFYNKFDDFIEMVEVGQQGRTAVYQYQNLSKATTKGVEAKADYWLNNIVNVWGNLAYIEGKDGDGNYINSLSPLNGSVGVRLEQSQWNFNTALRFADDMDKVRKDSKGKDYVKSAGWGVVDMYAQFNPMTDLQLNVGVFNLFDKEYTSYERIAGRAQGSDNSMMTEPGRNLSARVKYVF; translated from the coding sequence GTGACCCATCATAACGCACTCTCTCTGGTTGCCCTCGCCGTGGCGGCCGGTCTCTCCTCCCAGGTCTTTGCTGCCACCCAGAAGGCGGATGAAGTCGTGGTCGTCAGCGGCTCACGGATGGAGCAAAAACTGGAAGATGTCTCCGGCCCCATCTCGGTGATCACCGCCAAGCAGATTGAAGAGCAGGTCGTCACCAACGTCGCCGACCTGTTCCGCTACGAACCCGGTGTGACCGTGCTCGGCGGTCAGGGGGATGCGCAGACCTTCATCATCCGCGGCATGGGTGAAAACCGGGTCAAGGTGGTGCGCGACGGCGTGCGCCAGAACGATGCTTACAGCAAGGGCGGTGTTGGCCAGAGCTACTTCGATACCGACATGATCAAGCAGGTAGAAGTGGCAAAGGGGCCCGCTTCTGCCGCCTACGGCTCCGATGCGCTGGGTGGCGTGATTGCCATCACCACCAAGGATGCCAGCGACTTCCTCAAGGGCAAGGATAGTTATCTGGATGTGACCAGCGGTTACGCCTCCAGCAGCCACCAGAAGATGGCGGGCTTTACCGGCGCCTTGCGCACTGGTGAAGTGGAGAACCTGCTGCGCTACACCTGGCGCGATGGCGGTGTGACCCAGAATTTCGACTCCACCAAAAACGACTTCGATATCGGTACCCACGCCCTGCTGCTCAAGAGCAAGTGGAACCTCTCCGATGAGCAGTTCCTCAAGCTGACCGTTGACTACCTGACCGATGGCGAGGAGCCGGATGCGGTCAAGCTCAACAAGGTCGGTACCGGTACTGCCCGTGTCTTTGATCAGCCCATCACCGACAAGCAGACCGACAACCTCTCTGTGGTGCTGGATCACGGCATCGCGCTGAATCAAGGCTGGGCTGATCGGATGGATAGCAAGGTCTACTTCGCCCGCACCAAGCAGACGCTGGATCAGTACGCCTCATCCAAGTATCCGGTCAGCCCCGGCAACCCCTATGTGACCAAAAACTCGCTGGATCACAACGTGTTCGATCAGAAGAACATCGGCGCCCAGCTGCAGTTCCACAAGGCGGTCGCCAACCACCGCCTGGCCTGGGGTGCTGAATACGAGCACACCGACAACGAACGTACCCGTTACAAGGGGCCGACGACTCCCGGTGATTTTGTCGGCTACAACGAGCTGAGTTTCCCGGCTACCACCAGCGAGCGCAGCGCCCTGTGGGCCTTTGACGAGATCAAGTTTGGCGAGCGCTGGGTGCTCACCCCGGGTGCCCGTTATGACTACTACCGGATGACTCCGGACAACGATCCGGCCTACACAGGCGACAAGCTGCACAAGTTCTCCGAAGGGGAGTTGTCACCCAAGCTGGGTCTGGTGTTCAAGGCCCACGAGGCGGCCAACCTGTTCGCCCAGTACAGCCACGGTTTCAAGGCCCCCATGTATGACAGCGCCTTCTCCACCCTGAACCATCAGGCTTACGGCTATCGCATCGAGCCCAACCCGAACCTCAATCCGGAGAGCAGCGACGGCATCGATCTCGGCGTGCGTGGCAACAGCCACGGCTTTAGCTATGAATTGGCCAGCTTCTACAACAAGTTCGACGATTTCATCGAGATGGTGGAAGTGGGTCAGCAGGGACGCACCGCCGTCTACCAGTACCAGAACCTGAGCAAGGCGACCACCAAAGGGGTCGAAGCCAAGGCGGATTACTGGCTCAACAATATCGTCAATGTCTGGGGCAACCTCGCCTACATCGAAGGCAAGGATGGGGATGGCAACTACATCAACAGCCTGAGCCCGCTGAACGGCTCGGTCGGTGTGCGTCTGGAACAGTCCCAATGGAACTTCAACACCGCGCTGCGCTTTGCGGACGACATGGACAAAGTCCGTAAAGACAGCAAAGGCAAGGATTACGTGAAGAGCGCCGGTTGGGGTGTTGTGGATATGTACGCCCAGTTCAACCCGATGACCGATCTGCAGCTCAACGTCGGGGTCTTCAACCTGTTTGACAAGGAGTACACCAGCTACGAGCGCATCGCCGGTCGTGCCCAGGGCTCCGATAACAGCATGATGACCGAACCGGGCCGCAACCTGAGTGCACGGGTCAAATACGTATTCTAA
- a CDS encoding LuxR family transcriptional regulator → MTSTSNFFLDTADALELITRFNEASDEQTIVALLRTLSQQMGFDHFRLGFIFPSSIQRPDVRIFNGCPAEWVQSYDKQRFFTVDPVVRKGMKQSTPILWGSLITECCERQDMVGLEVMRQAYEMGLRDGITIPWHGANGHVGLLSLITRAPRTEHQWLSATPFLSWLAVHVFEAVARVCLCVRQPQEELTLREQEVCQWAAEGKQVSDIAQILGIKPRTVTFHLERIAEKLGASCKNQAISWALMQGIVRLNIDTAQIENVDDDSA, encoded by the coding sequence TTGACTTCGACATCGAACTTTTTCCTCGACACCGCCGACGCTCTTGAGCTGATTACCCGCTTCAATGAGGCCTCTGACGAGCAGACCATAGTGGCCCTGCTGCGTACCCTTAGCCAGCAGATGGGTTTTGACCACTTCCGGCTGGGATTCATCTTTCCCAGTTCGATTCAGCGTCCTGATGTGAGGATTTTTAACGGATGCCCTGCCGAGTGGGTGCAGAGCTACGACAAACAACGTTTCTTTACGGTGGATCCCGTTGTGAGAAAAGGGATGAAGCAGAGCACCCCCATCCTCTGGGGCAGCCTGATCACCGAGTGTTGTGAGCGGCAAGATATGGTGGGGCTGGAGGTGATGCGGCAGGCATATGAGATGGGGCTGCGCGACGGGATCACAATTCCCTGGCATGGGGCTAATGGCCATGTTGGCTTGCTGTCATTGATCACTCGCGCCCCACGAACCGAGCATCAATGGTTGAGTGCCACTCCTTTTTTAAGCTGGCTGGCTGTGCATGTCTTTGAAGCGGTAGCCCGTGTTTGTCTCTGTGTGAGGCAGCCTCAGGAAGAGCTGACGTTACGGGAGCAGGAAGTGTGCCAGTGGGCTGCCGAAGGCAAGCAAGTGAGTGATATTGCCCAGATCCTGGGGATCAAGCCCAGAACCGTCACTTTCCATCTTGAACGGATAGCGGAGAAGCTGGGTGCGAGCTGCAAAAATCAGGCGATATCATGGGCGCTGATGCAGGGTATTGTCAGACTGAACATTGACACGGCACAGATTGAAAATGTGGATGATGACAGTGCATGA
- the hcp1 gene encoding type VI secretion system effector Hcp1, with protein MPTPCYISIEGKTQGNITAGAFTSDSVGNIFVQGHEDEMLVQEFQHVVTVPTDPQSGQPAGQRVHKPFKFTVALNKAVPLMYNALASGEMLPKVTLKWYRTSVEGKQEHFFSTVLTDATIVDIDCQMPHCQDPAKSDFTQLIQVSMAYRKIDWEHTVAGTSGADDWRAPIEA; from the coding sequence ATGCCAACTCCATGTTATATCAGCATCGAAGGTAAAACCCAGGGCAATATCACCGCCGGGGCCTTCACCTCTGACTCAGTCGGCAACATCTTCGTGCAAGGCCACGAAGACGAGATGCTGGTACAAGAGTTCCAGCACGTTGTCACCGTCCCGACCGACCCGCAATCCGGTCAGCCTGCCGGTCAGCGTGTCCACAAGCCGTTCAAGTTCACCGTCGCCCTGAACAAAGCCGTGCCGCTGATGTACAACGCGCTGGCTTCCGGCGAAATGCTGCCGAAAGTGACCCTGAAGTGGTATCGCACCTCCGTTGAGGGCAAGCAGGAGCACTTCTTCTCTACCGTGCTGACCGATGCCACTATCGTTGACATCGACTGCCAGATGCCCCACTGCCAGGACCCGGCGAAGTCTGACTTTACCCAGCTTATCCAGGTCTCCATGGCTTACCGCAAGATTGACTGGGAGCACACCGTTGCCGGCACTTCCGGTGCGGACGACTGGCGCGCCCCCATCGAGGCGTAA
- the tssI gene encoding type VI secretion system tip protein TssI/VgrG, with amino-acid sequence MANQTGLQFTVKVGALPESTFVVASFQLDEGLNRPFNLRLELASSQPDVDFGAVLDQPCELMVWYNGELQRQVCGVVSEFAQGDSGFRRTRYSLEVKPALWRLGLRQNSRIFQAQKPDEILSILLQEHGITDYAFALKNEHAQREYCVQYRETDLDFVNRLAAEEGLFYFHEFEAGKHRIVFADDAAALTQGPELFFNLGNRSLEQGPYVRQFHYREAVRPSDVELKDYSFKTPAYGLSHKKQGAELEHQRDTYQHFDYPGRYKQDPSGKAFAQHRLDALRNDAVAGSGKSNSAALLPGQHFSLTEHPNGSLNTDWQIVHICHTGEQPQALEEEGGSGPTVYHNEFGVVKASTTWRARIGSPEAPHKPMVDGPQIAMVVGPEGEEIYCDEHGRVKLQFPWDRYGSSNDQSSCWVRVSQGWAGGQYGMMAIPRIGHEVIVSFLEGDPDQPIVTGRTYHATNRPPYELPANKTRTVLRTETHKGEGFNELRFEDQAGQEEIYIHGQKDLNVLIENDAAWHIKHDQHTDIDFDRVTRIKANDHLTVEGEKREQIKADYSLTVDTSLHQKLGQSLLVEAGEEVHIKVGDKLVLEAGSEITLKGGGSFVKVDPSGIKLVGPAIKLNAGGSPGAGSGWAGQAPVIPKGVEVVKAPELVELVKAIPTEKAMEALLKEEKPAAFYLFSE; translated from the coding sequence ATGGCTAATCAAACCGGATTGCAATTTACCGTCAAGGTGGGGGCGCTGCCCGAGAGCACCTTCGTGGTGGCGAGTTTCCAGCTGGACGAGGGACTGAATCGGCCGTTCAACCTGCGCCTTGAGCTGGCCAGCAGCCAGCCCGATGTCGACTTTGGCGCCGTGCTGGACCAACCCTGCGAGCTCATGGTGTGGTACAACGGCGAGCTGCAACGCCAGGTGTGCGGGGTAGTGAGCGAGTTTGCCCAAGGGGACAGCGGCTTTCGCCGCACCCGCTATAGCCTTGAGGTCAAACCCGCCCTGTGGCGGCTGGGGCTGCGCCAGAACTCCCGCATCTTCCAGGCGCAAAAGCCCGATGAGATCCTCAGTATCCTGCTGCAAGAACATGGCATCACCGATTACGCCTTTGCGCTCAAGAACGAGCACGCCCAGCGGGAATACTGTGTGCAGTATCGGGAGACCGACCTCGATTTCGTGAATCGCCTTGCTGCCGAAGAGGGCTTGTTCTACTTCCACGAATTTGAAGCGGGCAAGCACCGCATTGTGTTTGCCGACGACGCGGCGGCATTGACTCAAGGCCCCGAGCTTTTCTTCAACCTCGGCAACCGCTCGCTGGAACAAGGGCCCTATGTGCGCCAGTTCCACTACCGCGAGGCGGTGCGCCCCTCGGATGTGGAGCTGAAAGACTACAGCTTCAAGACGCCGGCCTATGGCCTCTCCCACAAAAAGCAGGGAGCAGAGCTTGAGCATCAACGGGATACTTATCAGCACTTCGACTACCCGGGCCGCTACAAGCAGGACCCGAGCGGCAAGGCGTTTGCCCAGCACCGGCTCGATGCGCTGCGCAATGACGCGGTAGCAGGCAGCGGCAAATCCAACAGCGCCGCGTTGCTGCCGGGCCAGCACTTCTCACTCACCGAACACCCCAATGGCAGCCTTAACACCGACTGGCAAATCGTCCATATTTGCCACACCGGTGAGCAACCGCAGGCGCTGGAGGAAGAGGGCGGCAGTGGCCCGACCGTCTACCACAACGAATTTGGCGTAGTGAAGGCGAGCACCACCTGGCGCGCCCGTATCGGCAGCCCCGAGGCACCCCATAAGCCGATGGTGGATGGCCCGCAAATCGCCATGGTGGTGGGCCCTGAAGGGGAAGAGATTTACTGCGACGAACATGGCCGGGTCAAACTGCAATTCCCGTGGGACCGCTACGGCAGCTCCAACGACCAGAGCTCCTGCTGGGTGCGAGTGAGCCAAGGCTGGGCCGGTGGTCAATATGGCATGATGGCCATCCCGCGTATCGGCCACGAGGTCATTGTTAGCTTCCTAGAGGGCGACCCCGACCAGCCCATCGTGACGGGGCGCACCTACCACGCCACCAACCGGCCGCCGTATGAGCTGCCTGCCAACAAGACTCGCACCGTGCTGCGCACCGAAACTCACAAGGGCGAGGGCTTTAACGAGCTGCGCTTTGAAGACCAGGCGGGACAGGAAGAGATTTATATCCACGGTCAGAAAGACCTGAACGTGCTGATAGAGAACGATGCCGCCTGGCACATCAAGCATGACCAACACACCGACATCGACTTTGATCGGGTGACTCGCATCAAGGCCAACGACCACCTGACGGTGGAGGGTGAAAAGCGTGAACAGATCAAGGCGGACTATTCGCTGACGGTGGATACCTCCCTGCACCAGAAACTGGGTCAATCCCTGTTGGTGGAAGCGGGTGAAGAGGTGCATATCAAGGTGGGTGACAAGTTGGTGCTGGAGGCGGGCTCAGAGATCACCCTCAAGGGGGGTGGCAGCTTTGTCAAAGTTGACCCGAGCGGCATCAAGCTGGTCGGCCCCGCCATCAAACTCAATGCCGGAGGCAGCCCGGGAGCTGGCTCTGGCTGGGCTGGTCAGGCTCCCGTTATTCCCAAAGGGGTTGAGGTGGTCAAAGCTCCAGAACTGGTTGAACTGGTCAAGGCCATTCCTACCGAGAAGGCGATGGAGGCGCTCTTGAAAGAAGAGAAGCCCGCTGCGTTCTACCTCTTTTCTGAATAA
- a CDS encoding pesticin C-terminus-like muramidase — MKFAFPILTAKGEEFKDVKALTALINGEKSGHYLLGNHNKWHGGIHISDQSAPWCKDKYPVRAIADGKVVAFRMMKDYLTSEFQGESLRYSNCFCLVQHEYCEINAETKAKNEFTFYSLYMHLLPWDKYQSTERLVLKKGWNARNSVPHRNPNAEQQRADAALPRFTLPKDTELEMDSSIPPKKGSVGGKEYDFIKVKIKSKLSNAQIKEAEKVGVLVSEGSSVWIANSPDALTFIKPNVPTWLFDQIDAELLKDMAGRADPVLDDKSGRLMAGSGNVSLPAGTKLQYDAHQLEFHWIGDKARKMARCKYVMPSGSDAQGNCGLAWVCVEDEFIKAKRLPPSHLDELYVLPSPVVIAAGETIGYLGLVETPGSLIGGKQSKHQVHLEVFTQDPRLDDVLANKAGTQGGAIYAKVPADLILHEKKSEAGKSKWVATKDKSKEALVEAPKLEKDAAKQEWICVSSDKYVKKEQVELLSQHDWLKIGFKKIDGSGSDGYLDPDAPPSLFTDLVKSFDKNKDGKLSSGEIHAALSNPKNSEQLHKLIVKHLSEWYEKSSASSYQWLDKLMTKIGLPNFDLLVDHEKQRIDKLEWMQSATKLKLDKEVWHFSPIGIMALITEQLPSRDTIDFNTTLGIYRISKKSAEFILSWEAYMPKPYVPKGDQSSGVTIGYGYDLGQQEISSARTMLSDYYTATQVERLLTAIGKKGDNARAIVHELSDISIDKERALDMAMRLKERYCQVVVNTYPQAINLPPDSAGAILSLVYNRGPSLKKPKIGDPIDSRREMREIGDDFSKGNIKNIPARLRSMKRLWANQRGLRDRREGEAKFIEEELAGGE; from the coding sequence ATGAAGTTTGCATTTCCCATCCTCACTGCCAAAGGTGAAGAATTCAAGGATGTCAAAGCGCTGACTGCACTTATTAATGGCGAAAAATCCGGTCATTATCTCCTTGGCAATCACAACAAATGGCACGGTGGTATTCATATCAGCGACCAGAGCGCCCCCTGGTGCAAGGATAAATATCCTGTCCGAGCCATTGCTGACGGCAAAGTCGTGGCTTTTCGGATGATGAAGGATTATCTGACCTCTGAATTTCAGGGGGAGTCACTGCGTTATTCCAACTGCTTCTGCCTGGTCCAACACGAATATTGTGAAATCAATGCAGAAACAAAAGCTAAAAACGAGTTCACCTTTTATTCGCTCTATATGCACCTGTTGCCTTGGGATAAGTACCAAAGTACCGAGAGGCTGGTGTTGAAAAAGGGTTGGAATGCTCGCAATTCTGTCCCCCATAGGAATCCCAATGCAGAGCAGCAGCGTGCCGATGCTGCCTTGCCCCGTTTCACTTTGCCTAAGGATACCGAACTGGAGATGGATAGCAGCATTCCCCCCAAAAAGGGGAGTGTTGGGGGCAAGGAGTATGATTTCATCAAGGTAAAGATCAAGAGCAAGCTGTCCAATGCCCAGATAAAAGAGGCTGAAAAGGTGGGGGTATTAGTCAGTGAAGGGAGTTCAGTCTGGATCGCCAATAGCCCGGATGCCTTGACCTTTATCAAGCCCAATGTGCCAACCTGGCTATTCGATCAGATAGATGCAGAGCTATTGAAGGATATGGCTGGGCGTGCAGATCCTGTCTTGGATGATAAAAGTGGTCGCTTGATGGCTGGCAGTGGCAATGTCTCACTGCCAGCTGGCACCAAGTTGCAGTATGATGCCCACCAACTCGAATTCCATTGGATTGGTGATAAAGCGCGCAAGATGGCCAGATGCAAATATGTCATGCCGAGTGGGAGTGACGCTCAGGGGAATTGTGGTCTCGCCTGGGTGTGCGTTGAAGATGAATTTATCAAAGCTAAAAGGCTTCCCCCTTCCCATCTCGACGAGCTATATGTGCTGCCATCTCCCGTGGTAATTGCTGCGGGTGAAACCATAGGCTATCTCGGCTTGGTGGAAACACCGGGGTCCCTGATTGGGGGCAAACAGAGCAAGCATCAGGTTCATCTTGAGGTGTTTACTCAAGATCCCCGTCTGGATGATGTTCTGGCCAACAAGGCGGGAACGCAAGGTGGTGCAATCTATGCCAAAGTGCCTGCCGATTTGATCCTCCATGAGAAGAAGAGTGAGGCAGGCAAATCCAAGTGGGTGGCAACCAAGGATAAAAGCAAGGAAGCGCTGGTTGAAGCACCCAAGCTGGAAAAGGATGCTGCCAAGCAGGAGTGGATTTGTGTCTCATCAGATAAATATGTCAAGAAAGAGCAAGTTGAGTTATTGAGTCAGCATGACTGGTTGAAGATCGGTTTTAAAAAGATCGATGGTAGTGGCTCCGACGGTTATCTGGATCCCGATGCGCCGCCTTCCCTTTTTACTGATTTGGTGAAAAGCTTTGATAAGAATAAGGATGGCAAGCTGAGCAGCGGCGAAATTCATGCTGCTTTGAGCAATCCGAAAAACAGTGAGCAGTTGCACAAGCTCATTGTCAAACATCTCAGCGAGTGGTATGAAAAGTCTTCAGCCAGCAGTTATCAATGGCTGGATAAGCTTATGACCAAGATTGGCCTGCCAAACTTTGATTTACTGGTTGATCATGAAAAGCAGCGTATCGATAAGCTGGAGTGGATGCAGAGTGCGACCAAGTTAAAGCTGGATAAAGAGGTTTGGCATTTTTCACCAATAGGAATAATGGCATTAATAACAGAGCAGCTCCCAAGCAGAGATACAATCGATTTTAATACCACTCTTGGGATTTATAGAATTTCTAAAAAATCTGCGGAATTTATATTGTCTTGGGAAGCATACATGCCCAAACCATATGTCCCCAAAGGAGATCAGTCAAGTGGCGTTACTATTGGGTATGGGTACGATTTAGGACAACAAGAAATCTCATCAGCACGGACTATGTTGAGTGATTATTATACGGCGACACAGGTGGAGCGTTTGTTAACCGCAATTGGCAAAAAAGGGGATAATGCAAGAGCTATTGTTCATGAATTATCTGACATTTCGATTGATAAAGAACGAGCACTAGATATGGCAATGCGTTTAAAGGAACGATACTGTCAAGTTGTTGTCAACACTTACCCACAAGCTATTAACCTACCTCCAGATAGTGCTGGTGCCATATTGTCATTGGTTTATAACAGAGGTCCATCATTAAAAAAACCGAAAATAGGGGATCCAATAGATAGTCGTCGTGAAATGAGAGAAATAGGCGATGATTTTTCTAAAGGGAATATTAAAAACATACCTGCCAGACTAAGGAGTATGAAAAGGCTATGGGCTAACCAGCGGGGCCTAAGAGACCGCCGTGAAGGTGAAGCTAAATTTATTGAAGAAGAATTGGCTGGGGGAGAATGA
- a CDS encoding 3-phenylpropionate MFS transporter, whose translation MPAFSWLALFFGAFYFVYGAYLPFWSLWLEGVGVSAEMIGLLLGAGMAIRFAGNLMVMGQIKGAGHLLPVTRLLSLLSLFAFLGFYLSHHLWWLVGLTLIANFIYPTLMPVGEALATRMVVQAHIDYGKVRLCGSFAFIVASTLVGALVGNFGSDWILHTMVAGLVLMLLLSWLPLYPAPQDSQDERAKASLLATLRSAPVRRFLLLTALLQGSHAAYYGFSAIYWKEQGYSGTIIGYLWALGVVAEICMFAADKRFLQRFGAQSLFIAGAIGCVVRWVLLGASTELWVLVLGQLLHSVTFGMSHLGAVRFMTRQLPAEQLIPTQALYAALGLGMTVAALMALCGVLFEPLGGGIFFLMVLVVLPVFFLRLRPFAPSAQESAPA comes from the coding sequence ATGCCCGCGTTCTCCTGGTTAGCGCTCTTTTTCGGCGCCTTCTATTTTGTCTACGGCGCTTACTTGCCGTTCTGGTCGCTCTGGCTGGAGGGGGTGGGCGTCAGCGCCGAGATGATTGGTCTCCTGCTGGGGGCGGGGATGGCGATCCGCTTTGCCGGCAACCTGATGGTGATGGGGCAGATCAAGGGGGCGGGTCATCTGCTGCCGGTTACCCGATTGTTATCTCTGCTCAGTCTGTTCGCCTTCCTTGGCTTCTATCTCAGCCATCACCTCTGGTGGTTGGTCGGTCTCACTCTGATTGCCAACTTTATCTACCCGACCCTGATGCCGGTAGGTGAGGCGCTGGCAACCCGCATGGTGGTGCAGGCGCATATCGACTACGGCAAGGTGCGGCTGTGCGGCTCTTTTGCCTTTATCGTCGCCTCTACCCTGGTAGGGGCGCTGGTGGGCAACTTCGGTAGTGACTGGATTTTGCACACCATGGTGGCGGGGCTGGTGCTGATGCTGCTGCTCAGCTGGCTGCCGCTCTATCCGGCGCCACAGGATAGTCAGGACGAGCGCGCCAAGGCGTCCTTGCTGGCAACCCTGCGCAGCGCACCGGTGCGCCGTTTCCTGCTGCTGACCGCTCTGCTGCAGGGGAGCCACGCCGCTTATTACGGTTTCAGCGCCATCTACTGGAAGGAGCAAGGATATAGCGGCACCATCATCGGCTATCTGTGGGCGCTCGGGGTGGTGGCGGAGATCTGTATGTTTGCCGCCGACAAGCGTTTCTTGCAGCGCTTTGGCGCCCAGAGTCTCTTTATCGCCGGAGCCATCGGTTGTGTGGTGCGCTGGGTATTGCTGGGGGCCTCGACCGAGTTGTGGGTGCTGGTGCTGGGGCAATTGCTCCACTCGGTGACGTTCGGTATGAGCCATCTGGGGGCGGTGCGCTTTATGACCCGTCAGCTACCGGCCGAGCAGTTGATCCCGACTCAGGCGCTCTATGCGGCCCTTGGCCTCGGCATGACGGTGGCGGCCCTGATGGCACTCTGCGGCGTGCTGTTCGAGCCTCTCGGCGGCGGCATCTTCTTCCTGATGGTGCTGGTGGTCTTGCCGGTGTTCTTCCTGCGGCTGCGTCCCTTTGCGCCGTCTGCGCAGGAGAGTGCTCCAGCCTGA
- a CDS encoding helix-turn-helix transcriptional regulator — MPIIIRLDALLAERKMTARELAQRIDITEANLSILKNGHAKAVRFSTLEAICRELKCQPGDLLGYEQER; from the coding sequence ATGCCCATTATCATCCGGCTCGATGCCCTGCTGGCCGAGCGCAAAATGACCGCCCGCGAACTGGCCCAGCGCATCGACATCACCGAGGCCAACCTCTCGATCCTCAAGAATGGCCACGCCAAGGCGGTGCGCTTCTCCACCCTGGAGGCCATCTGCCGTGAACTCAAATGCCAGCCCGGCGATCTGCTGGGCTACGAGCAGGAGCGCTAA
- a CDS encoding DUF2975 domain-containing protein yields MKHNKLERMSSLIEWVLLFALVATPLMTVMGAWSHLLGGNDYLHQELVDALAVNDGSTLRNVPLNMPSPVVTTPAPSIADYSLSMGTRLLATLVMLLPDVVFMLILWQLLQLFRGYRRAMLFTFGQIRRYKMIGLLLCASFIAEIITTPLLDIVLTLHGPELYCTINISSSNFQLLLGGLIVSALALVMREAKQLADEQQLTV; encoded by the coding sequence ATGAAACACAACAAGCTCGAACGAATGAGCAGCCTGATCGAGTGGGTTCTACTATTTGCACTGGTGGCCACACCACTTATGACCGTCATGGGAGCCTGGTCACACCTGTTGGGTGGCAACGACTATCTGCATCAGGAGCTGGTCGATGCCCTGGCAGTGAATGACGGTTCCACACTCCGCAATGTCCCACTGAACATGCCCTCGCCAGTAGTGACCACTCCGGCCCCCTCGATTGCCGACTACTCCCTCAGTATGGGAACCCGCCTGCTGGCGACCCTGGTCATGCTGCTGCCTGATGTAGTTTTCATGCTCATCCTGTGGCAACTGCTCCAGCTGTTTCGTGGCTATCGACGCGCTATGCTGTTCACCTTCGGCCAGATCCGTCGTTACAAGATGATCGGACTGCTGCTGTGTGCCAGTTTCATCGCCGAGATCATCACCACGCCACTGCTGGATATAGTGCTCACTCTGCATGGCCCTGAACTGTACTGCACCATCAATATCAGCTCCTCAAACTTTCAGCTGCTGCTGGGTGGATTGATCGTCTCGGCGCTGGCACTGGTGATGCGGGAAGCAAAGCAGCTGGCCGATGAACAACAACTGACGGTGTGA